The following proteins come from a genomic window of Lolium rigidum isolate FL_2022 chromosome 5, APGP_CSIRO_Lrig_0.1, whole genome shotgun sequence:
- the LOC124654967 gene encoding RING-H2 finger protein ATL48-like, with the protein MEKGSGAAAGGTARPPPMPQFDEFPFEGKKPVKNPFVPIGALVTAGVLTAGLVSFRYGNSRLGQKLMRARVVAQGVTVALMVGSAYYYGDQIKLFKKGSSPEL; encoded by the exons ATGGAGAAGGGCTCAGGCGCCGCCGCGGGAGGCACCGCgcggccgccgccgatgccgcAGTTCGACGAGTTCCCGTTCGAGGGGAAGAAGCCCGTCAAGAACCCCTTCGTCCCCATCG GTGCATTGGTCACTGCCGGTGTCCTGACTGCTGGTCTAGTCAGCTTCCGGTACGGGAATTCTCGACTAGGACAGAAGCTGATGAGGGCCCGTGTGGTTGCTCAAGGCGTAACGGTTGCTCTGATGGTTGGCAGCGCGTACTACTACGGCGACCAAATCAAGCTGTTCAAGAAAGGGTCGAGCCCTGAACTTTGA